One Miscanthus floridulus cultivar M001 chromosome 11, ASM1932011v1, whole genome shotgun sequence DNA window includes the following coding sequences:
- the LOC136491171 gene encoding uncharacterized protein, with protein MEHRVEVNLGSPFAAPILPTGLSLLDNLEAAAREDAVNGEPTDNNPSSVAAVDAAGTSSAGQPLTSTPSTLLLTQGGEELVQLGRVERLSELVSLWENFSGAYGAKLKSLFQDQDVLFGPHEAQFTAIAEANLKRKEDELARTEVVLTYEKAQRALMESALNAKVLEAEKVRDSSLQAVTAAQNEVSALKKEKTALVKDKESWQKE; from the exons ATGGAGCACCGAGTTGAAGTGAACTTAGGCAGCCCTTTTGCTGCTCCTATTCTGCCGACCGGGTTGTCCCTGTTGGACAACCTCGAAGCAGCTGCTCGGGAGGATGCAGTGAATGGGGAGCCGACTGATAATAATCCTTCGTCTGTTGCTGCTGTGGATGCTGCTGGTACTTCTAGTGCCGGCCAGCCTTTGACTTCTACTCCAAGTACTCTCCTGTTAACTCAGGGTGGGGAGGAGTTGGTCCAACTCGGTCGTGTTGAGCGGCTGTCTGAGTTGGTTTCTTTGTGGGAGAATTTCTCGGGCGCGTATGGCGCCAAACTCAag TCTTTATTTCAAGATCAGGATGTCTTGTTCGGTCCTCATGAGGCGCAATTTACTGCCATTGCTGAAGCCAATTTGAAAAGAAAGGAAGATGAGCTGGCTCGGACTGAAGTTGTCCTGACTTATGAGAAGGCGCAGCGTGCTCTGATGGAGTCCGCCCTCAATGCTAAGGTGCTTGAGGCTGAGAAGGTGCGCGACTCATCTTTGCAGGCTGTTACTGCTGCTCAGAATGAGGTCTCCGCgttgaagaaagaaaaaactG ctcttgtTAAGGATAAGGAGAGTTGGCAGAAAGAATGA
- the LOC136494355 gene encoding cytochrome c-like produces MASFVEAPVGDAGSGEKIFRTKCAQCHTVERGGAHKQGPNLHGLFGRQSGTTLGYAYSTANKNMAVVWEEATLYDYLLNPKKYIPGTKMVFPGLKKPKERTDLIAYLKESTTA; encoded by the coding sequence ATGGCTTCCTTCGTCGAGGCCCCTGTCGGTGACGCCGGCAGCGGCGAGAAGATCTTCCGCACCAAGTGCGCGCAGTGCCATACGGTGGAGCGAGGCGGCGCGCACAAGCAGGGGCCCAACCTGCACGGCCTCTTCGGCCGCCAGTCCGGCACCACCCTCGGCTACGCCTACTCCACGGCCAACAAGAACATGGCCGTCGTGTGGGAGGAGGCCACCCTGTACGACTACCTCCTCAACCCCAAGAAGTACATCCCGGGCACAAAGATGGTCTTCCCGGGGCTCAAGAAGCCCAAGGAGCGCACCGATCTCATCGCCTACCTCAAGGAATCCACCACGGCTTAA